One window of Burkholderia thailandensis E264 genomic DNA carries:
- the gyrB gene encoding DNA topoisomerase (ATP-hydrolyzing) subunit B yields the protein MTEQHNSQPENSYGASSIQILEGLEAVRKRPGMYIGDTSDGTGLHHLVFEVLDNSIDEALAGYCNDIHVTIHADNSISVTDNGRGIPTDVKLNDKHEPKRSAAEIVMTELHAGGKFDQNSYKVSGGLHGVGVSCVNALSSWLRLTVRRDGKKHFMEFHRGIAQNRVLEERDGEQVSPMQVIGDTENRGTEVHFMADSTIFGTVEYHYDILAKRIRELSFLNNGVRIRLTDQRSGKEDDFAFAGGVKGFVEYINKTKSVLHPTIFHINGEKDGVGVEVAMQWNDSYNENVLCFTNNIPQRDGGTHLTGLRAAMTRVINKYIADNEIAKKAKVETSGDDMREGLSCVLSVKVPEPKFSSQTKDKLVSSEVRAPVEEVVAKALEEFLLETPNDAKIICGKIVEAARARDAARKAREMTRRKGVLDGVGLPGKLADCQEKDPAKSEIYIVEGDSAGGSAKQGRDRKFQAILPLRGKVLNVEKARYDKLLSSEQIVTLVTALGCGIGKDDYNLDKLRYHRIIIMTDADVDGAHIRTLLLTFFYRQMPEMIERGYVYIAQPPLYKVKAGRDERYLKDDTELNAHMLRLALQGSELVPTENGTPISGDALGELARSYLLARGVVERLSRLYDPAALEAVMDGVAIDLSSEASTEASAKALAAMLSDDSKTEVRVVPAYDAVREQRSLRVERTHHGNVRVSVIDEEFQHTADYQQLVNTANTFKGLIGAGAAIKRGERSSNVADFKEAMKWLMADAERNMSKQRYKGLGEMNPEQLWETTMDPAVRRLLRVQIEDAIAADGIFTTLMGDEVEPRRAFIENNALRAGNIDV from the coding sequence ATGACTGAACAGCACAATTCGCAGCCCGAAAATAGCTACGGCGCGTCGTCGATCCAGATCCTCGAAGGCCTGGAAGCGGTGCGCAAGCGACCCGGGATGTACATCGGCGACACGTCGGACGGCACCGGTCTGCACCACCTCGTGTTCGAGGTGCTCGACAACTCGATCGACGAAGCGCTTGCCGGCTACTGCAACGACATCCACGTGACCATTCACGCGGACAATTCGATCTCCGTGACCGACAACGGCCGCGGCATCCCGACCGACGTCAAGCTCAACGACAAGCACGAACCGAAGCGCTCGGCCGCCGAGATCGTGATGACCGAGCTGCACGCGGGCGGCAAGTTCGACCAGAACAGCTACAAGGTGTCGGGCGGCCTGCACGGCGTCGGCGTATCGTGCGTGAACGCGCTCTCCAGCTGGCTGCGCCTCACCGTGCGCCGCGACGGCAAGAAGCACTTCATGGAATTCCATCGCGGCATCGCGCAGAACCGCGTGCTCGAGGAGCGCGACGGCGAGCAGGTGTCGCCGATGCAGGTGATCGGCGACACCGAGAACCGCGGCACCGAAGTGCACTTCATGGCCGATTCGACGATCTTCGGCACCGTCGAATACCACTACGACATCCTCGCGAAACGCATCCGCGAGCTGTCGTTCCTGAACAACGGCGTGCGCATCCGCCTGACCGACCAGCGCTCCGGCAAGGAAGACGATTTCGCGTTCGCGGGCGGCGTGAAGGGCTTCGTCGAGTACATCAACAAGACGAAGAGCGTGCTGCATCCGACGATCTTCCACATCAACGGCGAGAAGGACGGCGTCGGCGTGGAAGTGGCGATGCAGTGGAATGACAGCTACAACGAAAACGTGCTGTGCTTCACGAACAACATCCCGCAGCGCGACGGCGGCACGCACTTGACCGGCCTGCGCGCGGCGATGACGCGCGTGATCAACAAGTACATCGCCGACAACGAAATCGCGAAGAAGGCAAAGGTCGAGACGAGCGGCGACGACATGCGCGAAGGGCTTTCGTGCGTGCTGTCGGTGAAGGTGCCGGAGCCGAAGTTCAGCTCGCAGACGAAGGACAAGCTGGTTTCGTCCGAAGTGCGCGCGCCGGTGGAGGAAGTGGTGGCGAAGGCGCTCGAGGAGTTCCTGCTCGAAACGCCGAACGACGCGAAGATCATCTGCGGCAAGATCGTCGAAGCGGCGCGCGCGCGCGATGCCGCGCGCAAGGCGCGCGAGATGACGCGCCGCAAGGGCGTGCTCGACGGCGTGGGCCTGCCGGGCAAGCTCGCGGATTGCCAGGAGAAGGACCCGGCGAAATCGGAGATCTACATCGTCGAGGGCGATTCGGCGGGCGGCTCGGCGAAGCAAGGGCGCGACCGCAAGTTCCAGGCGATCCTGCCGCTGCGCGGCAAGGTGCTGAACGTGGAGAAGGCGCGCTACGACAAGCTGCTGTCGTCCGAGCAGATCGTCACGCTCGTGACCGCGCTCGGCTGCGGGATCGGCAAGGACGACTACAACCTCGACAAGCTGCGCTACCACCGGATCATCATCATGACCGATGCGGACGTGGACGGCGCGCACATCCGCACGCTGCTGCTGACGTTCTTCTACCGGCAGATGCCGGAGATGATCGAGCGCGGCTACGTGTACATCGCGCAGCCGCCGCTCTACAAGGTGAAGGCTGGCCGCGACGAGCGCTACCTGAAGGACGACACCGAGCTGAACGCGCACATGCTGCGCCTCGCGCTGCAGGGCTCGGAGCTCGTGCCGACCGAGAACGGCACACCGATCTCGGGCGACGCGCTCGGCGAGCTTGCGCGCTCGTATCTGCTCGCGCGGGGCGTGGTGGAGCGGCTGAGCCGCCTGTACGACCCGGCCGCGCTCGAGGCGGTCATGGACGGCGTCGCGATCGATCTGTCGAGCGAGGCGTCGACGGAGGCGTCGGCGAAGGCGCTGGCCGCCATGCTGTCCGACGATTCGAAGACCGAAGTGCGCGTCGTGCCCGCTTACGATGCGGTGCGCGAGCAGCGCTCGCTGCGTGTCGAGCGCACGCATCACGGCAACGTGCGCGTATCGGTGATCGACGAGGAGTTCCAGCACACGGCTGATTATCAGCAACTCGTAAACACCGCGAATACGTTCAAGGGTTTGATCGGCGCGGGGGCGGCGATCAAGCGCGGCGAACGGAGCTCGAACGTGGCGGACTTCAAGGAAGCGATGAAGTGGCTGATGGCCGACGCCGAGCGGAACATGTCTAAGCAGCGGTATAAGGGGTTGGGCGAGATGAACCCCGAGCAGCTGTGGGAAACGACGATGGACCCGGCGGTGCGGCGGTTGCTGCGCGTGCAGATCGAGGATGCGATTGCGGCGGATGGGATCTTTACCACCCTCATGGGGGACGAGGTCGAGCCGCGACGGGCGTTTATCGAGAATAATGCGTTGCGGGCGGGGAATATTGATGTTTGA
- a CDS encoding IS256 family transposase translates to MTDATVSKKSKNPKAPKLFPDELIDQLLAQVQGKDAESILGESGLAGQLKKQLAERMLAAELSHHPAAETEQGRAGNHRNGTSAKTVLTPNGELKLDIPRDRQATFEPQLVGKYQRRLPGFDDHVISMYARGMSVREIQGHLLELYGLQVSPDLISTVTDEVLADVEQWQQRPLEAMYPIVYFDALRLKIRDEGTVKNKAVYLALGIRAEGRKEVLGLWIEQTEGAKFWLKVFNELKNRGLHDILIAVVDGLRGFPEAIEAVYPAAQIQTCIVHLIRNSLNLASWKDRKPLAAAIKPIYQAATAEAAAAALDAFAQSEWGRKFPTVAAMWQRQWEQVIPFFAYPPEVRRIVYTTNAIESMHMQLRKIVKNRGHFPSDEAASKLLYLALRNIEKDWKMPPITWRQAVNQFAILFGERFTSAIN, encoded by the coding sequence ATGACCGATGCAACAGTGAGCAAGAAGAGCAAGAATCCGAAGGCACCAAAGCTGTTTCCCGATGAGCTGATCGATCAGTTGCTTGCCCAGGTTCAGGGCAAGGATGCCGAGTCGATCCTGGGCGAATCGGGGCTGGCCGGCCAGCTCAAGAAGCAACTGGCCGAGCGCATGCTCGCGGCCGAGTTGAGCCACCATCCGGCAGCCGAGACCGAGCAAGGCAGGGCCGGTAACCACCGCAACGGCACCAGCGCCAAGACGGTCCTGACGCCCAACGGCGAACTGAAGCTGGATATTCCGCGCGATCGACAGGCGACGTTTGAGCCGCAGTTGGTTGGCAAGTACCAACGCCGGCTGCCAGGCTTCGACGACCACGTGATCAGCATGTATGCGCGCGGCATGAGCGTTCGCGAGATTCAGGGCCATCTGCTGGAACTGTACGGGTTGCAGGTGTCGCCCGACCTGATTTCGACGGTCACCGACGAGGTGCTGGCCGACGTCGAACAGTGGCAGCAGCGCCCGCTCGAGGCCATGTATCCGATTGTGTACTTCGACGCGCTGCGGCTGAAGATCCGCGACGAAGGCACGGTCAAGAACAAGGCGGTCTATCTGGCGCTGGGCATCCGCGCCGAGGGCCGCAAGGAAGTACTGGGTTTGTGGATCGAGCAAACCGAAGGCGCCAAGTTCTGGCTGAAGGTCTTCAACGAGCTGAAGAACCGCGGCTTGCACGACATCCTGATCGCGGTGGTCGATGGGTTGCGCGGCTTCCCCGAAGCGATCGAGGCGGTCTATCCGGCCGCCCAAATCCAGACCTGCATCGTGCATCTGATCCGCAATTCGCTGAATCTGGCGAGCTGGAAGGATCGCAAGCCGCTGGCTGCCGCGATCAAGCCGATCTACCAGGCCGCCACGGCCGAGGCGGCGGCAGCGGCGCTCGACGCCTTTGCGCAGAGCGAGTGGGGCCGCAAATTCCCTACCGTCGCGGCCATGTGGCAGCGCCAATGGGAACAGGTGATTCCCTTCTTTGCCTATCCGCCGGAGGTGCGTCGAATCGTATATACGACAAACGCTATCGAGAGCATGCACATGCAGTTGCGCAAGATCGTCAAGAACCGCGGCCACTTCCCGAGCGACGAAGCCGCCAGCAAACTGCTGTATCTGGCCTTGCGCAACATCGAAAAGGATTGGAAGATGCCGCCTATCACTTGGCGGCAAGCAGTTAATCAGTTCGCCATTCTGTTCGGCGAGCGATTCACCTCCGCCATCAACTGA
- a CDS encoding MFS transporter → MDRSFSAARLAILAAVCLAALALPLGFSGGAVATPAIGRDLGGGPVAMNWVTNAFMLTFGSLLMAAGALADQFGRKRVFAAGVGGFTACSLALGFAPSIVAVDLLRAAQGVAAAAALAGGTAALAQEFDGAARTRAFSVLGTTFGLGLAFGPVLAGVLIECFGWRAIFATGAVAGALSLAFGVPRMRESRDPQAQGLDWAGTLAFTAMLSCFTFGVIQAQESGWASPLVAALLAGAALCAIAFATIEARVARPMLDLSLFRYPRFVGVQVLPIATCCCYIVLLVVLPLRFIGIDGFSEIDAGWLMLALSAPMLVVPMLAATLTRWMSAGVISGIGLVIAAAGLAWLGRALHGGAGAAAIAPMLAIGIGAGMPWGLMDGLSVSVVPKERAGMATGIFSTTRVAGEGIALAIVNAILATLAQPHVRDAVPSLVAPAAVHEAAARLATGDLAHAAALLPGVARDALRQSYAAAFGSLLGGLTVVTLLCALAAFAFLSGTRAQDEPVAEPASAGVRRAPTLDRECG, encoded by the coding sequence ATGGATCGATCTTTTTCCGCCGCGCGGCTCGCGATACTCGCGGCCGTCTGCCTCGCCGCGCTCGCGCTGCCGCTCGGCTTCTCGGGCGGCGCGGTTGCGACGCCCGCGATCGGCCGCGATCTCGGCGGCGGCCCGGTCGCGATGAACTGGGTCACGAACGCGTTCATGCTGACGTTCGGCAGCCTGTTGATGGCGGCGGGCGCGCTCGCCGACCAGTTCGGCCGCAAGCGCGTGTTCGCGGCGGGCGTTGGCGGCTTCACCGCGTGCTCGCTCGCGCTCGGCTTCGCGCCGTCGATCGTCGCCGTCGATTTGCTGCGCGCCGCGCAAGGCGTGGCGGCCGCCGCGGCGCTCGCGGGCGGCACGGCAGCGCTCGCGCAGGAGTTCGACGGCGCCGCGCGCACCCGTGCGTTCAGCGTGCTCGGCACGACGTTCGGGCTCGGGCTCGCGTTCGGCCCGGTGCTTGCGGGCGTGCTGATCGAGTGCTTCGGCTGGCGCGCGATCTTCGCGACGGGCGCCGTGGCGGGCGCGCTGTCGCTCGCGTTCGGCGTGCCGAGGATGCGCGAGTCGCGCGATCCGCAGGCACAGGGCCTTGACTGGGCCGGGACCCTCGCGTTCACGGCAATGCTGTCGTGTTTCACGTTCGGCGTGATCCAGGCGCAGGAAAGCGGCTGGGCGAGCCCGCTCGTCGCGGCGCTGCTCGCGGGCGCGGCGCTCTGCGCGATCGCGTTCGCGACGATCGAGGCGCGCGTCGCGCGGCCGATGCTCGATCTGTCGCTGTTCCGCTACCCGCGTTTCGTCGGCGTGCAGGTGCTGCCGATCGCGACCTGCTGCTGCTACATCGTGCTGCTCGTCGTGCTGCCGCTGCGCTTCATCGGCATCGACGGCTTCAGCGAAATCGACGCCGGCTGGCTCATGCTCGCGTTGTCCGCGCCGATGCTCGTCGTGCCGATGCTCGCGGCGACGCTCACGCGCTGGATGTCGGCGGGCGTGATCTCGGGCATCGGGCTCGTGATCGCGGCCGCGGGCCTCGCGTGGCTCGGCCGCGCGCTGCACGGCGGCGCGGGCGCGGCGGCGATCGCGCCGATGCTCGCGATCGGCATTGGCGCGGGGATGCCGTGGGGGCTGATGGACGGCTTGTCGGTGAGCGTCGTGCCGAAGGAGCGCGCCGGAATGGCGACGGGCATTTTCAGCACGACGCGCGTCGCCGGCGAGGGGATCGCGCTCGCGATCGTCAATGCGATTCTCGCGACGCTCGCGCAGCCGCACGTGCGCGACGCGGTGCCGTCGCTCGTCGCGCCCGCCGCCGTGCACGAGGCCGCCGCGCGGCTCGCGACGGGCGACCTCGCGCATGCGGCCGCGCTGCTGCCGGGCGTCGCGCGCGACGCGCTGCGGCAAAGCTATGCGGCTGCGTTCGGCAGCCTGCTCGGCGGGCTGACGGTCGTCACGCTGCTGTGCGCGCTCGCCGCGTTCGCGTTCCTGAGCGGGACTCGCGCGCAAGACGAGCCGGTGGCCGAACCGGCGAGCGCGGGCGTTCGCCGTGCGCCGACGCTCGATCGTGAGTGCGGATGA
- a CDS encoding HNH endonuclease: MDYWQGRCCVTGLAVPGLLRASHIKPWAKCQSDDERLDVFNGFLLAPHVDALFDDGWISFSDQGSLLVSDALPSAARTQLGVSPEWTIQNVKPAHVPYLMFHRANEFRKDSLFARREGSKEETA, encoded by the coding sequence ATGGATTACTGGCAGGGACGCTGCTGCGTAACGGGCCTCGCCGTCCCGGGCTTGCTACGAGCGTCGCACATCAAGCCTTGGGCTAAGTGCCAAAGTGACGACGAGAGGCTGGACGTGTTCAACGGGTTTCTGCTTGCACCACATGTTGATGCGCTGTTCGACGATGGTTGGATTTCATTCTCGGACCAAGGCAGCTTACTTGTGTCTGATGCGTTGCCGTCCGCTGCCAGGACTCAATTGGGGGTATCCCCTGAATGGACAATTCAGAATGTGAAGCCAGCTCATGTGCCATACCTGATGTTCCACAGAGCCAACGAGTTTCGTAAGGACTCTTTGTTCGCTCGCCGCGAAGGCTCGAAAGAGGAAACGGCTTGA
- a CDS encoding toll/interleukin-1 receptor domain-containing protein, which yields MASVFFSYTHIDESLRDQLEIHLSLMKREGLITAWHDRRIVAGSDIDDSIDEHLESADIILLLVSANFIASEYCFATEMKRAMERHKAGEVRVIPVILRACDWHSAPFGKLNAVPTDGRPVTSWPNQDEAFADITKSIRAAVSATASSSARARVAAPAREAGAARAVAVPAASTQLPRSSNMRVKHQFSDLDRDTFVSETFDFIARFFDGSLQELEKRHGQFQGRFTRIDARRFTASIYKDGKSISQCSVSHGGAFGGSSNREITYSSQISTHTNSFNEALTIAEDSQTLYLKPMMNMARGVSEKLSDTGAAEYLWSMLMEPVQR from the coding sequence ATGGCATCAGTTTTCTTTTCGTACACGCATATAGACGAGTCGCTGCGCGACCAGCTCGAAATCCACCTCTCGCTTATGAAGCGCGAGGGCCTCATTACCGCATGGCATGACCGGCGCATCGTCGCAGGCTCCGACATCGATGACAGCATCGATGAGCACCTTGAGAGCGCAGACATCATCTTGCTGCTAGTGAGCGCGAACTTCATCGCATCCGAGTACTGCTTCGCGACCGAGATGAAGCGTGCAATGGAGCGTCATAAGGCTGGTGAGGTGCGCGTCATCCCCGTCATCCTGCGCGCTTGTGACTGGCACAGCGCCCCGTTCGGAAAACTGAACGCAGTTCCGACCGATGGCCGGCCGGTGACCTCTTGGCCCAACCAAGATGAGGCGTTTGCCGACATCACGAAGTCGATTCGCGCTGCTGTGAGTGCGACCGCGTCGTCATCGGCGCGAGCGCGGGTTGCGGCGCCGGCGCGCGAGGCAGGGGCGGCCCGCGCAGTGGCAGTGCCCGCCGCGAGTACGCAATTGCCGCGGTCTAGCAACATGCGCGTCAAACATCAGTTCTCGGACTTGGACAGAGATACGTTTGTTTCGGAGACGTTTGACTTTATCGCCCGTTTCTTCGATGGCTCGCTCCAGGAGCTGGAAAAGCGGCACGGCCAGTTCCAGGGTCGATTTACCCGAATCGATGCGCGCCGCTTCACTGCGAGCATCTACAAGGACGGCAAGAGTATCTCGCAGTGCAGCGTCTCCCACGGCGGCGCCTTCGGTGGGAGCAGCAACCGCGAGATTACGTACTCCAGTCAGATTTCAACGCATACCAACAGCTTCAACGAGGCGCTTACCATCGCGGAAGATAGCCAGACTCTGTACCTAAAGCCGATGATGAACATGGCCAGGGGAGTGTCCGAAAAGCTGTCTGACACCGGAGCCGCTGAGTATCTGTGGTCAATGTTGATGGAACCCGTCCAGCGCTGA